The following proteins are co-located in the Caloenas nicobarica isolate bCalNic1 chromosome 33, bCalNic1.hap1, whole genome shotgun sequence genome:
- the ZC3H10 gene encoding zinc finger CCCH domain-containing protein 10: protein MPDRESYNTGSSGDEVDATADDICRDFLRNVCKRGKRCRFRHPDISEVTNLGVRKNEFIFCHDFQNKECVRLNCRFIHGTKEDEDCYKKTGELPPRLRQKVAAGLGLSPADLPNSKEEVPICRDFLKGDCQRGAKCKFQHLQRDYEYEARGMAAREQGIVPAGRRYDAYDAIYDPDRYDDHEPVLKRRRADGLHFETYEYSFGGPRGVEYRLLEEENMMLRKRVEDLKKQVNNLLATNEVLLEQNAQFRNQAKVMTLSSTPAATEQTLAPTVGTVTNYNHSIAQTHTTLSSQALQPRPVSQQDLVAPAGAQAAPPANAAPPMNPEITPLSAALAQTIAQGMAPPVSMAPVAVSVAPVAVSMAQPLGGITMSHATTPMVTYPIASQSMRITAMPH from the coding sequence ATGCCGGACCGGGAGAGCTACAACACCGGCAGCAGCGGCGACGAGGTGGACGCCACGGCCGACGACATCTGCCGCGACTTCCTGCGCAACGTCTGCAAGCGCGGCAAGCGCTGCCGGTTCCGCCACCCCGACATCAGCGAGGTCACCAACCTGGGCGTGCGCAAGAACGAGTTCATCTTCTGCCACGACTTCCAGAACAAGGAGTGCGTCCGCCTCAACTGCCGCTTCATCCACGGCACCAAGGAGGACGAGGACTGCTACAAGAAGACTGGGGAGCTCCCCCCGCGCCTGCGGCAGAAAGTGGCCGCCGGGCTGGGCCTCTCGCCCGCCGACCTGCCCAACAGCAAGGAGGAGGTGCCCATCTGCAGGGACTTCTTGAAGGGCGACTGCCAGCGCGGTGCCAAGTGCAAGTTCCAGCACCTGCAGCGGGACTACGAGTACGAGGCGCGGGGCATGGCCGCCCGTGAGCAGGGCATCGtccccgccggccgccgctACGACGCCTACGACGCCATTTACGACCCCGACCGCTACGACGACCACGAGCCGGTGCTGAAGCGGCGGCGGGCGGACGGGCTGCACTTTGAGACGTACGAGTACAGCTTCGGCGGCCCGCGCGGCGTGGAGTAccggctgctggaggaggagaacaTGATGCTGCGCAAGCGCGTGGAGGACCTCAAGAAGCAGGTGAACAACCTCCTGGCCACCAAcgaggtgctgctggagcagaacgCCCAGTTCCGCAACCAGGCCAAGGTGATGACGCTCAGCTCCACGCCCGCGGCCACCGAGCAGACTCTGGCCCCCACCGTGGGCACCGTCACCAACTACAACCACAGCATTGCGCAGACCCACACCACGCTCAGCAGCCAGGCCCTGCAGCCCCGCCCCGTCTCCCAGCAGGATTTGGTGGCCCCCGCCGGCGCCCaggccgccccccccgccaaCGCCGCGCCCCCCATGAACCCCGAGATCACCCCGCTCTCGGCCGCGCTGGCGCAGACCATCGCGCAGGGCATGGCCCCCCCCGTGTCCATGGCGCCGGTGGCCGTGTCGGTGGCGCCGGTGGCCGTGTCCATGGCGCAGCCGCTGGGGGGGATCACCATGAGCCACGCCACCACCCCCATGGTCACGTACCCCATCGCCTCGCAGAGCATGCGCATCACGGCCATGCCGCACTGA